One region of Zingiber officinale cultivar Zhangliang chromosome 7B, Zo_v1.1, whole genome shotgun sequence genomic DNA includes:
- the LOC122003983 gene encoding protein HEADING DATE 3A-like has product MSRERNTLEVGRVIGDVLEPFIRRVTFRVNYGRKEVTNGCEFKPFEVANQPRIDIGGDDLRTFYTLVMVDPDAPSPSDPRLKEYLHWLVTDIPGTTGATFGRELVCYESPRPTMGIHRMVFVLFQQLGRQTVYAPGWRQNFTTKDFAQTYNLGQPVAAVYFNCQRESGCGGRRMYP; this is encoded by the exons ATGAGCAGAGAGAGGAACACGTTGGAGGTAGGGAGGGTGATCGGCGATGTTCTTGAGCCCTTCATTAGGCGAGTCACTTTCCGGGTGAACTACGGAAGGAAAGAGGTCACCAACGGATGCGAATTCAAGCCGTTCGAGGTGGCCAATCAGCCAAGGATTGACATCGGTGGCGATGACCTCAGAACCTTTTACACACTC GTGATGGTAGACCCTGATGCTCCGAGCCCTAGCGATCCACGCCTGAAGGAGTACCTCCACTG GCTGGTAACTGACATCCCTGGCACCACAGGAGCAACCTTTG GAAGAGAGTTGGTGTGTTACGAGTCTCCACGGCCAACAATGGGGATCCATCGGATGGTGTTCGTATTGTTCCAGCAACTGGGTCGACAGACGGTGTATGCGCCGGGCTGGCGTCAAAACTTCACCACCAAGGACTTCGCCCAGACGTACAACCTCGGCCAGCCGGTGGCCGCTGTTTACTTCAACTGCCAGAGGGAGTCCGGCTGCGGCGGGCGGAGGATGTACccgtag